One Cololabis saira isolate AMF1-May2022 chromosome 18, fColSai1.1, whole genome shotgun sequence genomic region harbors:
- the LOC133418520 gene encoding nuclear pore glycoprotein p62-like: MSGGFNFGQQTGFSFGAQRPAAPAAAAAPAGFGMSAGPAAPAPAGGGFSFGAAAQPSAAPAGGFSFGTPANSAPAPAPGFSFGTPGTTNAAGFGQAGAAPAAAPAGLALGSVAPPGTGFALGGALSGQTAAPPAGGGFSFGVPSQAQPAQAPATAAVAPTTAAAAPAGMSFGAFSFGASKVQMTTAAPAPTGGGFGLGTTAPSSLAQPQIQLQPQLQPQLQAQLQLQPQPQLQLQPASTAAVAATQGGGFSFGIKPSSTPAPPAATQAAPSSGSSLFALPIPSSVAPSAAPSVVPSAAASTAAATGFTLGAIPATSAAIAPTTAAPGGALSFMLKPLGAAAATSAPASTAAVVPGTTATAAAAPGFSLGFKPASSTGIATATATAATITTTAAPPVMTYAQLEGLINKWSLELEDQERHFLQQATQVNAWDRMLVENGEKITALHKEMEKVKLDQRRLNQELDFILSQQKELEDLLCPLEESVKEQSGTIYMQNADEERERTYKLAENVDAQLKRMSQDLKEIIEHLNTSSGPADTSDPLQQICKILNAHMDSLQWIDQNSVLLQRRVEEVSKLCDTKRKEQEKTFRLTFD, encoded by the coding sequence ATGAGCGGCGGCTTCAACTTCGGGCAGCAAACGGGCTTCTCGTTCGGGGCCCAGAGGCCCGCTGCCCCCGCCGCCGCGGCGGCCCCGGCCGGCTTCGGCATGAGCGCCGGCCCggcggccccggccccggcggGAGGAGGCTTCTCCTTCGGAGCCGCCGCGCAGCCCAGCGCCGCCCCGGCCGGGGGCTTCAGCTTCGGCACCCCGGCGAACAGCGCCCCCGCCCCGGCCCCGGGGTTCTCCTTCGGGACCCCCGGAACCACCAACGCCGCCGGGTTTGGCCAAGCCGGTGCGGCTCCGGCCGCGGCCCCGGCGGGGCTGGCTCTGGGATCCGTGGCTCCCCCGGGGACCGGCTTCGCTCTGGGGGGAGCGCTGTCCGGCCAGACCGCCGCCCCCCCGGCGGGAGGAGGCTTCAGCTTCGGGGTTCCCTCTCAAGCTCAACCAGCTCAAGCTCCAGCTACAGCAGCAGTTGCACCCAcgacagctgcagcagcaccagccggGATGTCGTTTGGGGCGTTCAGTTTTGGGGCTTCAAAAGTGCAGATGACCACAGCAGCTCCGGCTCCCACGGGTGGAGGCTTCGGCTTGGGCACCACGGCTCCATCCAGCCTCGCCCAGCCCCAGATCCAGCTCCAGCCTCAGCTTCAACCCCAGCTCCAGGCACAGCTACAGCTCCAGCCCCAaccccagctccagctccagccagCCTCCACCGCTGCAGTAGCAGCAACCCAGGGTGGAGGTTTTAGCTTTGGGATCAAACCTTCATCAACCCCAGCTCCACCTGCGGCGACCCAGGCAGCACCGTCTTCAGGCTCGAGTCTCTTTGCTCTACCCATCCCTTCATCTGTTGCACCTTCAGCTGCACCTTCAGTTGTACCTTCTGCTgcagcttccactgcagcagcgACAGGCTTTACGTTGGGGGCAATTCCAGCTACTTCAGCAGCCATCGCCCCAACCACAGCTGCCCCTGGGGGAGCTTTGTCTTTTATGCTCAAACCTCTGGGGGCGGCCGCCGCCACCTCTGCTCCCGCCTCCACTGCCGCGGTTGTGCCCGGTACGACAgcgactgctgctgctgctccgggcTTTTCGCTGGGATTCAAACCGGCGTCCAGCACAGGTATCGCAACAGCTACGGCCACAGCCGCAACGATCACTACGACCGCAGCTCCTCCGGTGATGACCTACGCTCAGCTCGAGGGTCTCATCAACAAGTGGAGTCTTGAGCTGGAGGATCAGGAGAGACATTTCCTCCAGCAGGCGACTCAGGTGAATGCCTGGGACCGCATGCTGGTGGAGAACGGAGAGAAAATCACAGCGCTGCATAAGGAGATGGAGAAGGTGAAGTTGGACCAGAGGAGGCTAAACCAGGAGCTGGATTTCATCCTGTCCCAACAGAAGGAGCTGGAGGACTTGCTTTGCCCGCTTGAGGAGTCTGTGAAGGAGCAGAGCGGGACCATCTACATGCAGAACGCTGACGAGGAACGCGAAAGAACATACAAGCTCGCCGAGAACGTGGATGCGCAGCTGAAGAGGATGTCACAGGACCTGAAGGAGATCATAGAGCACCTGAACACATCCAGTGGTCCAGCCGACACCAGTGATCCACTTCAGCAGATCTGTAAAATTCTCAACGCTCACATGGATTCACTGCAGTGGATCGACCAGAACTCAGTTCTCCTGCAGAGAAGAGTGGAAGAAGTGTCCAAACTATGCGACACAAAGCGCAaggagcaagagaaaacctTTCGTCTAACGTTTGACTGA